One genomic segment of Pedobacter endophyticus includes these proteins:
- a CDS encoding TraG/VirB4 family ATPase, with protein MSRLIYMGFKLLEPYEGKLSRTVLRGESGSNPADLPDKAIASPLMANYILYLYKTMRKFWGEPIVVTQELGDILGNAVIKDSILASSDTICLLDQSKFRRNYEQVAKLLSLDEVEQRKIFTINALDNKSGRGKFKEVYIKRGNTGEVYGVEVSLFQYLTFTTEKPEKTAVESYVARYGSYPAGLEAFVSDLRSSGLGLADFVRQVNAE; from the coding sequence ATGAGCCGGCTCATATATATGGGCTTTAAGTTGCTTGAGCCGTATGAGGGGAAACTCTCACGTACGGTTCTTAGGGGGGAAAGCGGGAGTAATCCCGCCGACCTACCCGATAAAGCGATCGCCTCTCCACTGATGGCAAACTACATTTTATACCTTTATAAAACCATGAGAAAATTCTGGGGCGAACCTATTGTGGTCACCCAGGAACTTGGAGACATCCTGGGAAATGCAGTTATAAAGGATTCCATTTTGGCCAGTTCAGATACCATCTGTTTACTAGACCAGTCGAAATTTCGGCGTAACTATGAGCAGGTGGCAAAACTGCTCTCCTTAGATGAAGTAGAACAGCGAAAGATATTCACCATCAATGCGCTCGATAATAAGTCTGGCAGAGGAAAATTTAAGGAAGTTTACATCAAGCGGGGTAATACCGGAGAAGTTTACGGGGTTGAGGTTTCGCTGTTTCAGTACCTCACTTTTACCACGGAAAAGCCTGAAAAGACAGCCGTAGAATCTTATGTGGCAAGATACGGATCTTATCCTGCCGGGCTTGAAGCTTTCGTTTCAGACCTCAGATCCAGTGGCCTTGGCCTTGCTGATTTTGTTCGGCAGGTAAATGCCGAATAA